In the Brassica napus cultivar Da-Ae chromosome A7, Da-Ae, whole genome shotgun sequence genome, one interval contains:
- the LOC125576445 gene encoding phosphate transporter PHO1-like isoform X2, with the protein MVKFSKELEAQLIPEWKEAFVNYCLLKKQIKKIKISRKPKPASLYPIAHHPYCGLSLFQPVRNLARTFSDKLFSSSETPEILEVRRRKSSENGDDVEEIYQTELVQLFSEEDEVKVFFARLDEELNKVNQFHKSKETEFVGRGENLKKQLDILAELKQILSDRKKRNLSGSNSHRSFNSSARNSDFSAGELSETQSETSRTDEIIEALERNGVNFINSATRTKTKGGKPKMSLRVDIPDAVAGADGGGARSIATATSVLWEELVNNPRSGGGDFITRKKIQCAEKMIRKAFVELYRGLGLLKTYSSLNMIAFTKILKKFDKVSGQQASSSYLKVVKRSQFTSSDKVVRLMDEVESIFTKHFANSDRKKAMKFLRPHQQKDSHMVTFFVGLFTGCFVSLFSIYIILAHLSGIFTSGAQVSYMETVYPVFSVFALLSLHMFMYGCNLFMWKSTRINYTFIFEFSPTTALRYRDAFLMGTTFMTAVVGAMVIHLILRAAGFSANQVDTIPGVLLLIFICVLICPFDAFYRPTRFCFIRILRNIVCSPFYKVLMVDFFMADQLTSQIPLLRHLESTACYFMAQSFRTHEYNTCKNGRIYRELAYLISFSPYFWRAMQCIRRWWDESNTDHLVNMGKYVSAMVAAGVRITYARESTNLWLTAVLVSSVVATLYQLYWDFVKDWGLLNPKSKNPWLRDDLVLKNKNFYYFSIAVNLVLRVAWIETIVRFRVNHVQSHLLDFLLASLEVIRRGHWNFYRVENEHLNNVGHFRAVKAVPLPFRDMDSDD; encoded by the exons ATGGTGAAGTTCTCCAAGGAGTTAGAGGCTCAACTCATACCGGAGTGGAAAGAGGCCTTTGTTAATTATTGTCtactaaaaaaacaaatcaagaaaaTCAAAATCTCTCGTAAACCAAAACCGGCTTCTCTTTACCCCATTGCTCATCATCCTTATTGTGGTCTATCTCTGTTCCAGCCGGTTCGCAACTTGGCAAGGACCTTCTCGGATAAACTGTTTTCCTCCTCAGAAACACCAGAGATTCTTGAG GTGAGGAGAAGAAAAAGCTCAGAAAATGGGGATGATGTCGAGGAAATTTACCAAACTGAGCTTGTTCAGTTGTTTTCCGAAGAAGACGAG GTTAAAGTCTTCTTCGCAAGATTGGATGAAGAGCTAAACAAAGTGAATCAGTTTCACAAGTCCAAAGAGACAGAATTTGTAGGAAGAGGAGAGAATCTCAAGAAACAGTTAGACATTCTTGCAGAACTCAAACAGATCCTAAGTGATCGGAAGAAGAGAAACCTTTCTGGTTCAAATTCACATCGCTCCTTCAATTCTTCTGCGCGAAACTCTGATTTCTCTGCAG GAGAATTAAGTGAGACACAAAGTGAAACATCAAGAACTGACGAAATCATAGAGGCATTGGAGAGGAACGGTGTGAATTTCATAAACTCTGCAACGAGGACCAAAACAAAAGGAGGCAAACCCAAAATGTCTCTCCGTGTCGACATTCCAGACGCCGTGGCCGGAGCTGACGGTGGCGGTGCAAGATCCATCGCAACGGCCACATCGGTTCTCTGGGAGGAGCTTGTTAACAACCCGAGAAGCGGCGGAGGGGATTTCATCACCCGGAAGAAGATTCAATGCGCAGAGAAGATGATACGTAAAGCCTTTGTTGAGCTCTACAGAGGTCTTGGCTTGTTGAAGACTTACAG TTCACTGAATATGATAgcttttacaaaaatattgaagaaaTTCGACAAG GTTTCTGGTCAGCAAGCATCATCAAGTTATCTTAAAGTCGTAAAGAGATCGCAATTTACCAGCTCTGATAAG gTGGTAAGACTCATGGACGAAGTGGAGTCCATATTCACAAAGCACTTCGCAAACAGTGACAGGAAAAAGGCCATGAAATTCTTGAGACCCCACCAGCAGAAAGATTCTCACATGGTCACTTTCTTTGTTG GATTATTCACAGGTTGCTTTGTCTCATTGTTTAGTATTTACATAATACTAGCCCATCTTTCTGGAATATTCACGTCTGGTGCTCAAGTTTCATATATGGAGACTGTTTATCCTGTTTTCAG TGTTTTTGCGTTGCTGAGTCTGCACATGTTCATGTACGGATGCAATCTGTTTATGTGGAAGAGCACGAGGATAAACTACACGTTTATATTCGAGTTCTCACCAACCACAGCGTTGCGTTACCGAGATGCGTTTCTCATGGGAACAACGTTTATGACCGCAGTCGTGGGTGCTATGGTCATCCATCTCATCCTCCGTGCCGCCGGTTTCTCGGCCAACCAAGTCGATACAATTCCTGGCGTCCTCCTCCTG ATATTCATTTGTGTGTTGATATGCCCCTTCGACGCATTTTATCGGCCAACAAGATTCTGCTTCATTCGAATATTACGGAACATCGTTTGCTCACCTTTCTACAAG GTTTTGATGGTTGACTTTTTCATGGCTGATCAACTTACTAGCCAG attcctttgctgagaCATTTAGAGTCAACTGCGTGTTACTTCATGGCTCAAAGCTTTCGAACACACGAATACAATACCTGCAAAAACGGAAGAATCTACAGAGAACTTGCTTATTTAATCTCTTTCTCACCTTACTTCTGGCGTGCCATGCAA TGCATAAGGAGATGGTGGGACGAATCAAACACTGACCACTTAGTCAACATGGGGAAATACGTTTCAGCAATGGTTGCAGCCGGAGTCCGCATAACCTATGCAAGAGAAAGCACCAACTTGTGGTTAACCGCCGTGCTTGTGAGCTCAGTGGTGGCCACGCTTTACCAGTTATACTGGGACTTTGTCAAGGATTGGGGtcttttaaaccctaaatccaaaaatcCATGGCTAAGGGACGATCTTGTTCTCAAGAACAAGAACTTCTACTATTTCTCCATT GCGGTGAATTTGGTATTGCGAGTTGCTTGGATCGAAACAATAGTAAGATTCAGGGTCAATCATGTCCAGTCTCATTTGTTAGATTTCTTATTGGCATCCCTCGAAGTCATTCGCCGAGGCCATTGGAACTTTTACAG AGTGGAGAATGAGCATTTGAACAATGTAGGCCACTTTAGGGCAGTGAAGGCCGTACCGTTGCCGTTCCGTGACATGGACTCAGACGATTAA
- the LOC125576445 gene encoding phosphate transporter PHO1-like isoform X1, translating to MVKFSKELEAQLIPEWKEAFVNYCLLKKQIKKIKISRKPKPASLYPIAHHPYCGLSLFQPVRNLARTFSDKLFSSSETPEILEVRRRKSSENGDDVEEIYQTELVQLFSEEDEVKVFFARLDEELNKVNQFHKSKETEFVGRGENLKKQLDILAELKQILSDRKKRNLSGSNSHRSFNSSARNSDFSAGSPGELSETQSETSRTDEIIEALERNGVNFINSATRTKTKGGKPKMSLRVDIPDAVAGADGGGARSIATATSVLWEELVNNPRSGGGDFITRKKIQCAEKMIRKAFVELYRGLGLLKTYSSLNMIAFTKILKKFDKVSGQQASSSYLKVVKRSQFTSSDKVVRLMDEVESIFTKHFANSDRKKAMKFLRPHQQKDSHMVTFFVGLFTGCFVSLFSIYIILAHLSGIFTSGAQVSYMETVYPVFSVFALLSLHMFMYGCNLFMWKSTRINYTFIFEFSPTTALRYRDAFLMGTTFMTAVVGAMVIHLILRAAGFSANQVDTIPGVLLLIFICVLICPFDAFYRPTRFCFIRILRNIVCSPFYKVLMVDFFMADQLTSQIPLLRHLESTACYFMAQSFRTHEYNTCKNGRIYRELAYLISFSPYFWRAMQCIRRWWDESNTDHLVNMGKYVSAMVAAGVRITYARESTNLWLTAVLVSSVVATLYQLYWDFVKDWGLLNPKSKNPWLRDDLVLKNKNFYYFSIAVNLVLRVAWIETIVRFRVNHVQSHLLDFLLASLEVIRRGHWNFYRVENEHLNNVGHFRAVKAVPLPFRDMDSDD from the exons ATGGTGAAGTTCTCCAAGGAGTTAGAGGCTCAACTCATACCGGAGTGGAAAGAGGCCTTTGTTAATTATTGTCtactaaaaaaacaaatcaagaaaaTCAAAATCTCTCGTAAACCAAAACCGGCTTCTCTTTACCCCATTGCTCATCATCCTTATTGTGGTCTATCTCTGTTCCAGCCGGTTCGCAACTTGGCAAGGACCTTCTCGGATAAACTGTTTTCCTCCTCAGAAACACCAGAGATTCTTGAG GTGAGGAGAAGAAAAAGCTCAGAAAATGGGGATGATGTCGAGGAAATTTACCAAACTGAGCTTGTTCAGTTGTTTTCCGAAGAAGACGAG GTTAAAGTCTTCTTCGCAAGATTGGATGAAGAGCTAAACAAAGTGAATCAGTTTCACAAGTCCAAAGAGACAGAATTTGTAGGAAGAGGAGAGAATCTCAAGAAACAGTTAGACATTCTTGCAGAACTCAAACAGATCCTAAGTGATCGGAAGAAGAGAAACCTTTCTGGTTCAAATTCACATCGCTCCTTCAATTCTTCTGCGCGAAACTCTGATTTCTCTGCAG GGTCTCCAGGAGAATTAAGTGAGACACAAAGTGAAACATCAAGAACTGACGAAATCATAGAGGCATTGGAGAGGAACGGTGTGAATTTCATAAACTCTGCAACGAGGACCAAAACAAAAGGAGGCAAACCCAAAATGTCTCTCCGTGTCGACATTCCAGACGCCGTGGCCGGAGCTGACGGTGGCGGTGCAAGATCCATCGCAACGGCCACATCGGTTCTCTGGGAGGAGCTTGTTAACAACCCGAGAAGCGGCGGAGGGGATTTCATCACCCGGAAGAAGATTCAATGCGCAGAGAAGATGATACGTAAAGCCTTTGTTGAGCTCTACAGAGGTCTTGGCTTGTTGAAGACTTACAG TTCACTGAATATGATAgcttttacaaaaatattgaagaaaTTCGACAAG GTTTCTGGTCAGCAAGCATCATCAAGTTATCTTAAAGTCGTAAAGAGATCGCAATTTACCAGCTCTGATAAG gTGGTAAGACTCATGGACGAAGTGGAGTCCATATTCACAAAGCACTTCGCAAACAGTGACAGGAAAAAGGCCATGAAATTCTTGAGACCCCACCAGCAGAAAGATTCTCACATGGTCACTTTCTTTGTTG GATTATTCACAGGTTGCTTTGTCTCATTGTTTAGTATTTACATAATACTAGCCCATCTTTCTGGAATATTCACGTCTGGTGCTCAAGTTTCATATATGGAGACTGTTTATCCTGTTTTCAG TGTTTTTGCGTTGCTGAGTCTGCACATGTTCATGTACGGATGCAATCTGTTTATGTGGAAGAGCACGAGGATAAACTACACGTTTATATTCGAGTTCTCACCAACCACAGCGTTGCGTTACCGAGATGCGTTTCTCATGGGAACAACGTTTATGACCGCAGTCGTGGGTGCTATGGTCATCCATCTCATCCTCCGTGCCGCCGGTTTCTCGGCCAACCAAGTCGATACAATTCCTGGCGTCCTCCTCCTG ATATTCATTTGTGTGTTGATATGCCCCTTCGACGCATTTTATCGGCCAACAAGATTCTGCTTCATTCGAATATTACGGAACATCGTTTGCTCACCTTTCTACAAG GTTTTGATGGTTGACTTTTTCATGGCTGATCAACTTACTAGCCAG attcctttgctgagaCATTTAGAGTCAACTGCGTGTTACTTCATGGCTCAAAGCTTTCGAACACACGAATACAATACCTGCAAAAACGGAAGAATCTACAGAGAACTTGCTTATTTAATCTCTTTCTCACCTTACTTCTGGCGTGCCATGCAA TGCATAAGGAGATGGTGGGACGAATCAAACACTGACCACTTAGTCAACATGGGGAAATACGTTTCAGCAATGGTTGCAGCCGGAGTCCGCATAACCTATGCAAGAGAAAGCACCAACTTGTGGTTAACCGCCGTGCTTGTGAGCTCAGTGGTGGCCACGCTTTACCAGTTATACTGGGACTTTGTCAAGGATTGGGGtcttttaaaccctaaatccaaaaatcCATGGCTAAGGGACGATCTTGTTCTCAAGAACAAGAACTTCTACTATTTCTCCATT GCGGTGAATTTGGTATTGCGAGTTGCTTGGATCGAAACAATAGTAAGATTCAGGGTCAATCATGTCCAGTCTCATTTGTTAGATTTCTTATTGGCATCCCTCGAAGTCATTCGCCGAGGCCATTGGAACTTTTACAG AGTGGAGAATGAGCATTTGAACAATGTAGGCCACTTTAGGGCAGTGAAGGCCGTACCGTTGCCGTTCCGTGACATGGACTCAGACGATTAA
- the LOC106357885 gene encoding long-chain-alcohol oxidase FAO3, which yields MGNHTDARNFGHREVTAAEMESLASFCEAVLPPVPHPEELLGEDDHHPNKEALRSFYTTCGSQTPVARQTIDLIIKRGTMEAYLATRLVLFLLATRLGTLLICGTECLVSSWPFVEKFSELTLEKRERVLQKQFRNWFLTPIRAAFVYIKVAFLFCFFSRVSSNGENPAWEAIGYRVNLDENKPSETRKERPLEKGVVETMKETEQTLLESLTQKGLEADTDHDAIRIKCDAVVVGSGSGGGVAASVLAKAGLKVIVMEKGSYYTESDYPPFEGHGMEKLYENGGILPSIDGCLMILAGATVGGGSAVNWSACIKTPKSVLQEWSEDHKIPLFGTKEYVSAMDLVWKRMGVTETCEKEGFQNQVLRKGCENLGINVQNVARNSSEKHYCGSCGYGCRQGEKKGSDRTWLVDAVSHGAVVLTGCKAERFILEKNGNKNRGGKKMKCLGVLSKSLNGNIAKKIKIEAKVTVSAAGSLLTPPLMISSGLRNRHIGKNLHLHPVLMAWGYFSDKESSSSNFKGKSYEGGIITSMSKVLSEDSEVRAIIETPALGPASFSVLCPWTSGVDMKKRMSRYSRTANLITIVRDRGSGEVKTEGRISYVVDKTDKENLRAGLRQSLRILIAAGAEEVGTHRSDGQKLVCKGVDEKSIEEFLDSVSAEEGPKAMTEKWGVYSSAHQMGSCRIGEDEKEGALDLNGESWEAERLFVCDGSVLPSAVGVNPMITIMSTAYCISTRIVKSMTTTGLSH from the exons G ACCATTGACTTGATCATTAAACGAGGGACGATGGAAGCTTACCTTGCAACTAGACTAGTCTTGTTCCTGCTTGCTACTCGGCTTGGGACGTTACTCATTTGTGGAACGGAGTGTTTGGTCTCGAGCTGGCCTTTTGTCGAAAAATTCAGCGAGCTAACGTTGGAGAAGAGGGAAAGAGTTCTTCAGAAACAATTCAGAAACTGGTTCTTGACTCCTATTAGAGCTGCCTTCGTCTACATTAAAGTTGCCTTCCTCTTCTGTTTCTTCTCTCGG GTTAGTTCAAATGGCGAGAACCCTGCATGGGAAGCCATAGGTTACCGCGTAAACCTCGATGAGAACAAACCTTCTGAAACTCGAAAAGAAAGACCTCTCGAGAAAGGGGTGGTGGAGACCATGAAAGAAACAGAACAAACTCTCCTCGAGTCACTTACTCAAAAGGGCCTAGAAGCAGACACAGACCACGATGCCATCAGGATCAAATGCGACGCTGTGGTGGTCGGATCCGGTTCAGGAGGAGGCGTAGCAGCTTCTGTGCTAGCAAAAGCCGGTCTGAAAGTGATTGTCATGGAGAAAGGAAGCTACTATACAGAGTCAGACTATCCTCCTTTTGAAGGTCATGGCATGGAGAAACTATATGAGAACGGAGGGATCCTCCCAAGCATCGATGGATGTCTCATGATCTTGGCTGGTGCAACTGTAGGAGGTGGATCTGCTGTGAACTGGTCTGCGTGTATCAAAACGCCCAAGTCAGTTCTTCAAGAATGGTCTGAAGATCACAAGATACCTCTCTTCGGCACCAAAGAATACGTTTCTGCTATGGACTTAGTATGGAAGAGGATGGGTGTCACGGAGACTTGTGAAAAGGAGGGTTTTCAGAACCAGGTTCTGAGGAAAGGCTGCGAGAATCTCGGTATCAATGTCCAAAACGTCGCACGTAACTCCTCGGAGAAGCATTACTGCGGGTCTTGCGGGTATGGATGCAGACAGGGAGAGAAGAAAGGAAGCGACAGGACGTGGCTTGTCGACGCTGTGAGTCACGGAGCTGTGGTTTTAACTGGATGTAAAGCGGAGAGGTTCATACTCGAAAAGAACGGTAATAAGAACCGAGGAGgcaagaagatgaaatgtttggGAGTGTTGTCTAAATCTTTAAACGGAAACATAGCCAAGAAGATCAAGATCGAAGCTAAAGTGACGGTTTCCGCGGCGGGTTCTCTTCTTACACCTCCGTTGATGATCTCTAGCGGGTTGAGAAACCGACATATCGGTAAGAACCTTCACTTACATCCTGTCCTAATGGCGTGGGGTTACTTCTCGGACAAGGAATCTTCTAGTTCCAACTTCAAGGGGAAGTCCTACGAAGGTGGGATCATAACATCAATGAGCAAAGTGTTATCAGAAGATTCAGAAGTTAGAGCCATCATAGAGACGCCAGCGCTAGGACCAGCCTCATTCTCGGTGCTATGTCCTTGGACCTCAGGGGTCGACATGAAGAAGAGAATGTCAAGATACTCAAGAACCGCGAATCTCATAACGATAGTTAGAGATCGCGGGTCAGGAGAGGTGAAAACCGAAGGCAGGATAAGCTACGTTGTGGATAAAACCGATAAAGAGAATCTCAGAGCAGGGCTTAGACAGTCGTTGAGGATACTCATTGCAGCTGGAGCAGAGGAAGTGGGTACTCACAGAAGCGACGGGCAGAAACTGGTATGCAAAGGGGTTGATGAGAAGTCTATAGAGGAGTTTTTGGACTCGGTGAGTGCAGAGGAAGGGCCAAAGGCGATGACCGAGAAATGGGGTGTGTATAGCTCAGCTCATCAGATGGGAAGCTGCAGAATAGGTGAAGATGAGAAAGAAGGTGCGTTAGATTTGAATGGAGAGAGTTGGGAAGCTGAGAGGTTGTTTGTGTGCGATGGAAGTGTGTTGCCCAGTGCTGTTGGTGTTAATCCTATGATTACTATTATGTCTACAGCTTATTGCATCTCTACAAGAATTGTAAAGTCCATGACCACCACAGGCTTATCTCATTGA